Proteins encoded in a region of the Paenibacillus sp. E222 genome:
- a CDS encoding sensory rhodopsin transducer produces MAQDQTNTSAHKTSPKVTGHTYWVIPDGYIPPDSSGSLESHESICVLNTGTVDAELQITIYFEDREPLEDILAEVPARRTKHIRTASLRSGEQLIPTGVPYAITVSSNVPVIVQYSRLDTTQPELALMSVMAFPLG; encoded by the coding sequence ATGGCACAGGATCAGACGAACACTTCAGCACATAAAACATCTCCCAAAGTGACAGGTCACACCTACTGGGTGATCCCCGATGGTTATATTCCACCGGACAGCTCGGGCTCGCTGGAGAGTCACGAGAGCATCTGTGTATTAAATACAGGCACAGTGGATGCAGAGCTGCAAATAACGATCTACTTTGAAGACAGAGAACCGCTTGAAGATATCTTGGCCGAGGTACCTGCACGGAGAACAAAGCATATCCGGACAGCGTCGCTGAGATCGGGTGAGCAACTTATCCCTACGGGAGTACCCTATGCTATTACCGTCTCCAGCAATGTTCCTGTTATCGTCCAGTACAGTCGTCTGGATACAACGCAGCCTGAACTGGCACTCATGAGTGTTATGGCGTTTCCACTGGGATAA
- a CDS encoding Ger(x)C family spore germination protein, with product MTRWMAKVSLLISCFILLTGCWDSKEVQSINFITAVGIDYVDNHYVAYAQLIDFSNIAKQEGPTSRQASDIWIGRGKGSTLSMAIDDLYQTSQQQTLWTHVKAIVLSKNVLNGRLEDVFNTLLHSGQLRYTPWLYGTERNITDVLAPSALLNQSAQTIELFEPMKLYKQHSGYEPIRLHQLLDGFREPASVILLPSVTNQNETWYNGDKAPPLIKMDGFYVITNGKNQGRVTGKDANGTRFVNYDRVFQYPLYVYSSGSKTPELTLRLNNPKTKIKARKEGNGVTFDLVTSVKSAIIEDHNSHLSPQVMEKEAEKQIESEIRNTFEKTKSRKIDSYGFVEYLYRHDLPLWRQEVYKRANPLERFKLGKVEVHVKILNASTYKYDE from the coding sequence GTGACAAGATGGATGGCTAAAGTTAGCTTGTTAATAAGCTGCTTTATCCTGTTGACCGGGTGCTGGGATTCCAAAGAGGTTCAGAGCATTAACTTTATCACGGCTGTAGGGATAGATTATGTAGACAACCATTACGTTGCTTATGCTCAACTTATTGATTTCTCCAATATTGCCAAGCAGGAAGGACCCACTTCAAGGCAAGCAAGTGATATCTGGATCGGGCGGGGTAAGGGTTCTACGCTGAGTATGGCTATTGATGACCTGTATCAAACGTCTCAGCAACAAACGCTGTGGACCCATGTAAAAGCAATTGTTTTATCCAAAAATGTGTTGAATGGACGGCTGGAGGATGTCTTCAATACACTGTTGCATTCAGGCCAACTGAGATATACCCCATGGCTCTACGGTACAGAGCGTAACATTACAGATGTACTCGCTCCCTCTGCCCTGCTGAACCAATCTGCCCAGACCATCGAGCTGTTTGAACCGATGAAGCTGTATAAGCAACATTCCGGTTATGAACCCATCCGGCTTCATCAGCTCCTTGACGGATTCCGGGAGCCTGCTTCCGTTATTCTTTTGCCGTCCGTTACCAACCAGAACGAGACCTGGTATAACGGGGATAAAGCACCTCCGCTCATTAAAATGGATGGGTTTTACGTCATTACAAACGGTAAAAATCAAGGCAGGGTAACGGGCAAAGACGCTAATGGCACACGCTTCGTGAATTATGACCGCGTCTTTCAATATCCGTTGTACGTATACAGCAGCGGGAGCAAAACGCCGGAACTGACACTTAGGCTTAATAACCCAAAGACCAAGATTAAGGCGAGGAAAGAAGGAAACGGTGTAACATTCGACCTGGTTACGTCGGTTAAAAGCGCCATCATCGAGGATCATAACTCTCACCTTTCTCCTCAAGTTATGGAAAAAGAGGCGGAGAAACAGATTGAGTCCGAAATTCGCAATACGTTTGAGAAAACCAAATCACGCAAAATTGATTCCTACGGTTTTGTGGAATATCTCTATCGCCATGACCTCCCCCTGTGGAGACAAGAGGTATATAAACGGGCAAATCCACTTGAGCGGTTTAAACTCGGTAAGGTCGAGGTTCATGTGAAAATCCTCAATGCCAGTACGTATAAATACGATGAGTAA